Within the Gracilinema caldarium DSM 7334 genome, the region CACTGAAGGCATCCGAAAGGGGGCTGGTGCCCAGAAGGGCCGCCTTAACCATTTCCCGTACCAAGCCTGCGATTCGGGACCCGAGGGTTAACAGCGAGAGAATAGACCCCTGCTTTACAAGGCTTGCCCCCCTGCTATTTCCATTCTGCCCAGCCCGCTCTGGAGTCGGGCTGGGCATTGGTGCATTATCATCAGCCATGGGCTGGCTCCTCTTCTGGTGTAATGAGCGGGTGTAAATCCTGGGGACGGTTAGTGATGATCCCTGCGGCGCCTTTTCTAAGCAGATCCTGAGCTACATCAAGATTATCTACAGTCCAGGGAACAATGGGACGCGCCCCAAGGGCTCCAAGGGTAAAGGAGAAAGCCTTCGATACTTTATTATGTATTGGTTTTAAGTAGTCACAACCCGAAATCCAGCGGCCTTCACCATGATGCAGGTAAACAGGGAGTTCCGGATCATCACACCAGATGACCGCTGTAGGAAACTGGAGCGCACGTTTTTTAAAGTTCCGTAGCGCAATCGGATTAAAGGATGACACGGTAATATGCCCTTCTGCTCGTTTGCCAAAGGATTCGAGCATTTCTGCCAGAGCTCCAGGCAGGGGATCACCGGCAGTTTTTCTGGTTTTAAGTTCTATATCGATATACATATCGGGCAAGAATGCATCGAGCACCTCATGGAGGAGCGGAAGCCTGCAATGGGAAAATCGTGAATCTTTCCAGGAACCGCAATCCAAATCCTTTAGTTCGTCCCAGGTGCAATCCTCCACAGGCCGGTCAAGACCGGTGGTCCTGAGAAGTGTATCATCATGAAGCACCACCAGGTGGCCGCTTTTGCATTGATGAACGTCGAGTTCTAACCCCGGCGAACCCAACTGTTGTGCCATCTGAAAAGCTTCCATGGTGTTTTCCGGCGCCAAGGAAGAACAGCCCCGGTGGGCAAAGAGGAGGGGCCGCGGATGTTCTGGTAAAAGGGGTACTCTACTCATGGGGTTACCTCTTGGTCAGCAAAGTTGCCTGTATCACCGCCGGAGCTGTCGCGGTGGCCGGCGTTCGCTGTGTCGGCCCCGCTGTCTGCCTGGCCACCGCCGTCGAAATGGCTGGAGCTGTCCGCCACGCCGGCAGTGTCAGCCTTACCGACCAGCCTCGCCTTCAGTGCCTCGAGGGCCGCATTGGCCTGGGCTTCTTTTTCGAGCTTAGCCAGGTTCCGTTCAGTTTCTGCAGCGGCTTCATCACCGGGCATACGTCCTGCAGCCATAAGCAGTTCCTGCTCCAGCAGGTCCGGATCTACTGTCCGCTCCCGAGCTTTAAGCGCCGGTAATTGACGCTGCATTATATCAATCTGGGAACGAAGTTCTGCTGCTTCA harbors:
- a CDS encoding glycerophosphodiester phosphodiesterase — encoded protein: MSRVPLLPEHPRPLLFAHRGCSSLAPENTMEAFQMAQQLGSPGLELDVHQCKSGHLVVLHDDTLLRTTGLDRPVEDCTWDELKDLDCGSWKDSRFSHCRLPLLHEVLDAFLPDMYIDIELKTRKTAGDPLPGALAEMLESFGKRAEGHITVSSFNPIALRNFKKRALQFPTAVIWCDDPELPVYLHHGEGRWISGCDYLKPIHNKVSKAFSFTLGALGARPIVPWTVDNLDVAQDLLRKGAAGIITNRPQDLHPLITPEEEPAHG
- a CDS encoding PspA/IM30 family protein is translated as MERFEQPPEDLFGMDPQEAKAYIAAHLASLKLTEKKRAELEADLAKWTGRIELARNKGAEDLALEAEKVAERLRADLAKLQAEAAELRSQIDIMQRQLPALKARERTVDPDLLEQELLMAAGRMPGDEAAAETERNLAKLEKEAQANAALEALKARLVGKADTAGVADSSSHFDGGGQADSGADTANAGHRDSSGGDTGNFADQEVTP